In the Candidatus Cloacimonas acidaminovorans str. Evry genome, one interval contains:
- the hslV gene encoding ATP-dependent protease subunit HslV — protein MIMHGTTIIGIHRNGKTAICGDGQVTMGDAIVKGKAQKIRKIYDGKVIVGFAGATADAFSLLERFEEKLKTNKGNLKKAAIDLAKDWRQDRILRRLEAMLIAGDKDSILLINGAGDVLEPDDNIIAIGSGGNYALAAARALAHKTKLGASEIAVEALNIASGICIYTNNNYIVEEI, from the coding sequence ATGATAATGCATGGTACTACTATAATAGGTATTCACCGCAATGGCAAAACAGCAATTTGCGGTGATGGACAAGTAACTATGGGCGATGCTATTGTAAAAGGTAAAGCCCAGAAAATACGCAAAATTTATGATGGAAAGGTAATTGTTGGCTTTGCCGGTGCTACTGCCGATGCTTTCAGTTTACTGGAAAGATTTGAAGAAAAACTGAAAACCAATAAGGGTAATTTGAAAAAAGCAGCTATTGACCTGGCTAAGGACTGGCGTCAGGATAGAATCTTAAGACGCCTGGAAGCAATGCTTATTGCGGGTGATAAAGATTCCATTCTGCTAATAAACGGAGCAGGCGATGTTTTAGAGCCCGATGATAATATTATAGCCATTGGCAGTGGCGGAAATTATGCTTTGGCAGCAGCTCGCGCTTTAGCACATAAAACCAAACTCGGAGCAAGCGAAATTGCCGTAGAGGCACTGAATATTGCTTCAGGAATATGCATTTATACTAATAATAACTATATTGTAGAGGAAATATAA
- the ftsH gene encoding ATP-dependent zinc metalloprotease FtsH → MLKYILIALCLITFSALNAVPADTLITPQQTIPETGKAIMQFSTLMNWFILALLIISVISIIRMIIVKKRTLNRKDKPNPNPNLRNPQSPKNAPAKKSPFSLPLIIMLILLIVIIFHTYNSSGTAITKESYSNFMTRVANGQITQVQFAEKDIFYTDIANKKYSTTVPYENPQLVDSLVALGIKVSATKPSRWAGVISYLLPFLLLIIFWVFFIRGMNAQNAKAFSFGKSKARLYEASKTGITFKDVAGVDEAKEELQEIVEFLKDPKKFQRLGGRIPRGVLLVGQPGTGKTLLAKAVSGEAGVPFFSISGSDFVEMFVGVGAARVRDLFDQAKKNAPCITFIDEIDAVGRHRGSGLGGGHDEREQTLNQLLVEMDGFEPNEAVIIIAATNRPDILDPALLRPGRFDRRVVVDLPDIKGRTEILKVHTAKVPLANDVHLELIARGTPGFSGADLANLVNEAALIAASKNKTQIQMEDFEEAKDKLLLGKEKKSRVIPEEDKKLTAYHEIGHVLTSVYLDKVEPVHKVSIIPRGFTGGATHYLMTDKTNYSKSYLLQMLVTLLGGRAAEEVVFQEYTTGAGNDLERCTDIAKKMVCSWGMSDKIGPITIGKEQGEIFLGKELVSHDIFSDETSQLVDREIRDIVSNAYSQAISLLNEHRELMDIMAKELQEKETLGTDEIFNLILENCREEERELVEEKYKKALELRFEHSEKTTSQPTETTETAETTETIEQAENKDNKSEETA, encoded by the coding sequence ATGCTAAAATACATACTTATTGCCTTATGCCTGATAACATTCAGTGCTCTTAATGCTGTTCCCGCAGATACCTTAATTACTCCACAGCAAACAATTCCGGAAACGGGAAAAGCGATTATGCAATTTTCCACGCTGATGAACTGGTTTATTTTGGCACTGTTGATAATATCGGTAATCAGTATCATCAGAATGATAATCGTGAAAAAAAGAACTCTTAACAGAAAGGATAAACCCAATCCCAATCCCAATTTACGCAATCCGCAAAGCCCGAAAAATGCCCCTGCTAAGAAATCGCCTTTCTCGCTACCTTTAATTATAATGTTAATTCTCTTGATAGTGATTATATTTCATACCTACAACAGCAGTGGAACTGCCATCACCAAAGAGAGTTACAGCAATTTTATGACGCGGGTTGCTAATGGCCAGATAACACAGGTGCAATTTGCGGAGAAGGACATCTTTTATACCGATATAGCAAATAAAAAATACTCTACTACTGTGCCTTATGAAAATCCTCAACTGGTGGATTCACTTGTTGCCTTGGGAATTAAGGTTAGCGCTACGAAACCCTCTCGTTGGGCTGGAGTTATATCTTATCTATTGCCATTTCTTTTGCTGATTATCTTCTGGGTGTTTTTCATCCGGGGAATGAATGCTCAAAATGCCAAAGCATTCAGTTTCGGAAAAAGCAAAGCCCGCTTATACGAAGCCAGTAAAACGGGAATCACTTTCAAAGATGTAGCCGGAGTAGATGAAGCAAAAGAGGAACTGCAGGAAATTGTGGAATTTTTGAAAGACCCGAAAAAGTTTCAACGCTTAGGTGGAAGAATACCGCGTGGAGTTTTACTTGTAGGGCAACCTGGAACAGGCAAAACCCTGCTTGCTAAAGCTGTTTCCGGAGAGGCAGGAGTTCCTTTCTTTTCTATCAGCGGTTCGGACTTTGTGGAAATGTTTGTTGGCGTTGGAGCAGCCAGAGTGCGTGACCTTTTTGACCAAGCTAAGAAAAATGCACCCTGTATTACTTTTATTGATGAAATTGATGCTGTTGGCAGACATCGGGGAAGCGGTTTAGGTGGTGGACACGATGAACGCGAACAAACCTTAAATCAGCTCTTGGTAGAAATGGATGGTTTTGAACCCAACGAAGCGGTAATCATTATTGCAGCTACAAACCGTCCCGATATTCTTGACCCGGCATTATTGCGTCCGGGAAGGTTTGACAGAAGAGTGGTAGTTGATTTACCCGATATTAAAGGCAGAACGGAAATTTTGAAGGTGCATACAGCTAAAGTCCCTCTGGCAAACGATGTCCATCTGGAATTGATAGCCAGAGGAACTCCCGGTTTTAGTGGTGCGGATTTAGCTAATTTGGTGAATGAAGCGGCTCTGATTGCAGCCAGTAAAAACAAAACCCAAATCCAGATGGAGGACTTTGAAGAAGCGAAAGATAAGCTTCTTTTGGGTAAAGAAAAGAAGAGCAGAGTTATTCCTGAAGAAGATAAAAAGCTTACTGCTTATCACGAAATAGGCCATGTGCTTACATCCGTGTATCTGGATAAGGTTGAGCCCGTGCATAAGGTCTCTATTATTCCCAGGGGTTTTACAGGTGGTGCAACGCATTATCTGATGACCGATAAAACCAACTATTCCAAAAGTTATTTACTGCAAATGCTGGTAACACTTTTAGGAGGAAGAGCAGCCGAAGAAGTTGTTTTTCAAGAATATACTACCGGAGCTGGTAACGATTTGGAACGCTGTACCGATATAGCTAAAAAAATGGTTTGTTCCTGGGGTATGAGTGATAAGATTGGTCCTATAACTATCGGCAAGGAGCAGGGAGAAATATTCTTGGGTAAAGAACTCGTTTCTCACGATATTTTCAGTGATGAGACCTCTCAACTGGTTGACAGAGAAATACGGGATATTGTTAGTAATGCTTATTCTCAGGCAATTTCTCTTTTGAACGAGCACCGGGAATTGATGGATATTATGGCTAAAGAACTGCAGGAAAAGGAAACCTTGGGCACTGATGAAATTTTTAATTTAATTTTGGAAAATTGCCGTGAAGAAGAACGAGAATTGGTAGAAGAAAAATATAAAAAAGCCCTGGAACTACGCTTTGAACACAGTGAAAAAACAACTTCCCAACCAACTGAGACCACGGAAACCGCTGAAACTACGGAAACCATTGAACAAGCAGAAAACAAGGATAATAAATCTGAGGAAACAGCATAA
- the hpt gene encoding hypoxanthine phosphoribosyltransferase, giving the protein MNQMNCDISAVLFDEYQIQTRIRELGLEISNSYKNSTPVMIGILKGGFIFLADLVRSITIPVEVDFLAISSYGTKTSSSGVVKIRKDIDIDITGRDVIVVEDIVDTGLSLAYIKDYIWQHKPSSLKTCVLLDKPDAHKTDVTFDYIGYSIKNEFVVGYGLDFAEKYRNLPFIGILKEELYKC; this is encoded by the coding sequence ATGAATCAGATGAATTGTGATATTTCCGCTGTTCTTTTTGACGAATACCAAATTCAAACCCGTATTCGCGAACTGGGCTTGGAAATTTCTAACAGCTATAAAAACAGCACACCTGTGATGATAGGCATTTTAAAAGGTGGTTTCATCTTTTTAGCTGATTTGGTGCGCAGTATAACTATCCCTGTGGAAGTGGATTTTCTGGCTATTTCCAGTTATGGAACTAAAACCAGCAGCAGTGGAGTGGTAAAAATTCGGAAGGATATAGATATTGACATTACAGGCAGGGATGTGATTGTAGTTGAAGATATTGTGGATACCGGTCTTTCTTTGGCATATATCAAGGATTATATTTGGCAGCATAAACCTTCCAGCTTGAAGACCTGTGTGCTATTGGATAAGCCGGATGCACATAAGACGGATGTGACCTTTGATTATATCGGTTATTCCATTAAAAATGAATTTGTGGTCGGTTATGGACTTGACTTTGCAGAAAAATACCGTAACCTACCCTTTATCGGAATTTTGAAAGAAGAGCTTTATAAATGCTAA
- the tilS gene encoding tRNA lysidine(34) synthetase TilS produces the protein MTIAEALKRLEKNIKENELIHNGDKLLLGCSGGADSNAMLYLFSRLRVPLNLTLLVIHINHQIRGAESDADEDFVKQLCQDLNIPVIIRKIVVPETGNLENQARKLRFEVFNKILESYNFDKILLAHQKEDQAETVMLNFLRGAGISGMAGIKGITGKVVHPLLCFSRKELEEVLKQAGISWRTDSSNLETKFRRNLLRNEIMPQLEKEFNPALKSHLFFLAELFSQAETIFKQRSKTQFRRLCIDIQPGKVVFELTPLLKLSPIERYYLFRSAFHYVCGSENDFFAVHFQAIENILNGKGSKCLNLPHKITVIKQYAEVIVQIETEKEVKETEPLVIDADRTMAVYGNYRFNFKYLRVLPKEQTGDELESRVILDADKINIPFIIRFRQPGDQFVPFGMTQLKRLKEFFIDEKVPKYERDLIPVFDDGEKLFWIVGYRLDNRVRYDENTTRYLQITATNISVKSRKAILKKKRGNNESDEL, from the coding sequence ATGACGATTGCCGAAGCATTAAAACGGCTGGAAAAAAACATCAAAGAGAATGAGCTTATTCATAATGGAGATAAGCTTTTACTGGGATGTTCTGGAGGTGCGGACTCCAATGCTATGCTCTATCTTTTTTCACGACTTAGAGTTCCGCTGAATTTAACTTTATTAGTTATTCATATCAATCACCAAATTCGGGGTGCGGAAAGTGATGCAGATGAGGACTTTGTGAAACAGCTTTGTCAAGATTTAAATATCCCGGTAATTATTCGGAAGATAGTAGTTCCTGAAACGGGTAATCTGGAAAATCAGGCAAGAAAATTGCGCTTTGAGGTTTTTAATAAAATTTTAGAGAGTTATAATTTTGATAAAATCCTGTTGGCACATCAAAAAGAAGACCAAGCAGAGACGGTGATGCTAAATTTTTTACGAGGAGCAGGAATAAGTGGAATGGCAGGAATTAAAGGGATAACAGGAAAAGTTGTCCATCCGCTATTATGTTTCAGCAGAAAGGAATTGGAAGAGGTTCTTAAGCAGGCGGGAATTTCCTGGCGAACGGATTCCAGTAATCTGGAGACAAAATTTCGGAGAAATCTTTTGCGTAATGAGATTATGCCCCAATTAGAAAAGGAATTCAATCCAGCATTAAAATCGCATCTCTTTTTTTTAGCGGAACTTTTTTCACAGGCAGAGACAATTTTTAAGCAAAGGAGTAAAACTCAATTCCGACGCTTATGTATAGACATTCAACCGGGAAAAGTTGTTTTTGAACTTACCCCTTTATTGAAACTAAGCCCAATTGAAAGGTATTATTTGTTTCGCAGTGCTTTTCACTATGTTTGCGGAAGTGAAAACGATTTTTTTGCGGTTCACTTTCAGGCAATTGAAAATATATTGAATGGGAAAGGCAGCAAATGTCTGAACTTGCCTCATAAAATAACCGTTATCAAACAATATGCTGAAGTTATAGTGCAAATAGAAACGGAAAAAGAAGTAAAAGAAACTGAACCATTGGTTATTGATGCCGACCGCACTATGGCAGTTTATGGAAATTATCGTTTTAATTTTAAATACTTACGTGTGTTGCCCAAAGAGCAAACAGGGGATGAATTGGAAAGCCGGGTTATTCTTGATGCGGATAAAATAAATATTCCTTTTATTATTCGTTTTCGCCAACCGGGTGACCAGTTTGTTCCCTTCGGAATGACACAGTTAAAACGGCTGAAAGAGTTTTTTATTGACGAAAAAGTGCCAAAATATGAGAGGGATTTAATTCCCGTTTTTGACGACGGGGAAAAGTTATTTTGGATTGTGGGATACCGTTTGGATAATCGGGTTCGCTATGATGAAAACACAACCCGCTATTTGCAAATAACGGCAACGAATATTTCAGTAAAATCCCGAAAAGCAATCCTGAAAAAGAAAAGAGGAAACAATGAATCAGATGAATTGTGA
- a CDS encoding PKD domain-containing protein, producing MKPKIFFTIGALMLLFFFTACDKDEDNKPPVNTDITVALNNYWQYQTDLTSLMEEHDGTMNNIQSAILNLGSKKKNRDVFTDIGALVEAYNSQSNAIAGQFEVLVQAENAIIPYGESKGLLSSIAKGVYNKAKGAVESGGKMVYSGWNVLSGKKSIRQVLNDPNSGIPLISSWAETIQERNSARDAKIRDMIEHWNPVTSPEDCNYTIPYDDLAGATPQEKANTYLNMSDEDPVKMGMRRDVLLWSDDEREATAQTAKELGETGVKAVGDAYGGPVGEWTNEVVNQMMEENQTTADCGTTNIDFPVTGGKTLIIAKANMPEDNPRIAVVMNAPQNLEQQLPQGEYHIIAIAEGYIRGVYEYLQIVRNQVTPVVAELLKLAENPIIIENLAVDEGCIEVNQPVHSHITCVSTIGQELSFGWTVSGGSYTGFSANGTELTFTPTEEKEYTVTVDVSDGLNNHKIRSISLAALGGMLAIDDWEITDEDFMDNKLNPGEQLTVKLFVSNTGTTNLTGFHNVPSGTGFTSLFNSTTATIAAGTTITVYVPIRINSEISVDEINLQYQFTTQNQNNNTVLISDSVELPIDFYVTIDEISEVVTNRIVTITGKIANPSLNSALLILDNDSEHSFELNLDNGNFTQAVVLNGSTEEVQHTVYVVAVSGGLTAEDTMSFTSLVPLMALHCTLTWDTSGTDVDFWITDPNGEKCYWANRYTASGLALDVDDTNGYGPENITTESVIPGDYLVQVHYYSDHDNENAIGTNCVVVIRQSGLTPVNYYGYLSDTGDLWTVTTLHYDSVKGWSIKPNSNYCKINPNTMPKK from the coding sequence ATGAAACCCAAAATTTTCTTCACAATAGGAGCTCTTATGCTTCTGTTTTTCTTTACTGCCTGTGATAAAGATGAGGATAATAAACCCCCTGTCAATACGGATATCACAGTTGCCTTGAATAATTACTGGCAGTATCAAACAGACCTTACTTCCCTTATGGAAGAGCATGATGGCACAATGAACAATATTCAAAGTGCTATTCTTAACTTGGGCAGTAAAAAGAAAAATCGTGATGTCTTTACCGATATTGGTGCTTTGGTAGAGGCTTATAATAGCCAATCTAATGCTATAGCCGGTCAATTTGAAGTTCTGGTGCAAGCGGAAAATGCTATTATCCCTTATGGCGAAAGTAAGGGCTTACTCAGCAGCATTGCCAAAGGTGTTTATAACAAAGCCAAAGGTGCTGTAGAATCCGGTGGTAAGATGGTTTATTCGGGATGGAATGTTTTAAGCGGAAAGAAAAGTATCCGTCAGGTATTAAATGACCCTAATTCCGGTATACCTTTAATTTCCAGTTGGGCAGAAACAATTCAGGAACGAAATAGTGCCCGGGATGCTAAAATTAGGGATATGATTGAACACTGGAATCCTGTAACTTCTCCTGAAGATTGTAATTATACTATTCCTTACGATGATTTGGCTGGTGCCACTCCTCAAGAAAAAGCTAACACCTATTTGAATATGAGTGATGAAGACCCTGTAAAAATGGGAATGCGGAGAGATGTTTTGCTTTGGAGTGATGATGAACGGGAAGCGACTGCGCAAACAGCTAAAGAACTTGGCGAAACAGGTGTAAAAGCTGTTGGGGATGCTTATGGAGGTCCTGTTGGAGAATGGACAAATGAAGTAGTCAATCAAATGATGGAAGAAAATCAAACAACCGCTGATTGCGGAACTACGAATATTGATTTTCCCGTTACGGGTGGAAAAACACTGATTATAGCCAAAGCTAATATGCCTGAGGATAATCCTCGGATTGCGGTTGTTATGAACGCACCTCAAAATCTGGAACAACAATTACCCCAAGGAGAATATCATATAATTGCTATTGCAGAGGGCTATATTCGGGGTGTTTATGAATATCTGCAGATTGTTAGGAATCAGGTTACACCGGTTGTAGCTGAATTGCTGAAACTTGCGGAAAACCCCATTATTATTGAAAATTTAGCAGTTGATGAAGGTTGTATAGAGGTAAATCAACCGGTTCATTCCCATATAACTTGCGTAAGCACTATTGGGCAGGAGCTTTCCTTTGGATGGACAGTTTCCGGAGGTTCTTATACGGGGTTTAGTGCTAATGGAACCGAACTGACTTTTACTCCAACTGAAGAAAAAGAATATACTGTAACTGTTGATGTTTCAGATGGCCTCAATAATCATAAAATAAGAAGTATCTCCCTTGCTGCCTTAGGCGGAATGTTAGCTATTGATGATTGGGAAATTACGGATGAGGATTTTATGGATAATAAGCTGAATCCCGGTGAACAACTTACCGTTAAGCTATTTGTAAGCAATACGGGAACAACTAATCTGACCGGTTTTCATAATGTTCCCTCTGGAACAGGTTTTACTTCTTTATTTAATTCTACAACAGCCACTATCGCTGCCGGAACAACTATAACCGTTTATGTTCCTATAAGGATCAATAGTGAAATTAGTGTTGATGAAATTAATCTGCAGTATCAATTCACAACTCAGAATCAGAATAATAACACCGTCCTGATTAGCGATTCAGTTGAACTTCCGATAGATTTTTATGTGACTATAGATGAAATTAGCGAAGTAGTTACCAACCGTATCGTTACTATAACCGGGAAAATAGCTAATCCCAGCTTAAATTCAGCTCTTCTAATACTGGATAATGATAGTGAACATTCCTTTGAATTGAATTTGGATAACGGAAATTTTACCCAAGCAGTTGTTCTGAATGGATCAACCGAAGAAGTTCAACATACTGTATATGTAGTAGCAGTTTCAGGAGGGCTAACCGCTGAAGATACAATGAGTTTCACTTCTCTTGTCCCCTTAATGGCTTTGCATTGTACTCTCACTTGGGATACTTCAGGAACGGATGTGGATTTCTGGATTACCGACCCCAACGGCGAAAAATGTTATTGGGCTAATCGCTATACAGCAAGCGGTTTAGCTCTTGATGTTGATGATACAAATGGCTATGGTCCTGAAAATATAACTACGGAAAGTGTAATTCCTGGTGACTACCTGGTGCAGGTTCATTATTACAGTGACCACGATAATGAAAATGCTATCGGCACCAATTGCGTTGTTGTTATCCGTCAATCAGGACTTACACCTGTGAATTATTATGGCTATTTATCCGATACCGGAGATTTATGGACAGTAACTACTCTGCATTATGACAGCGTAAAGGGTTGGAGCATTAAACCGAATAGCAACTATTGTAAAATTAACCCTAATACTATGCCGAAAAAATAG
- a CDS encoding DUF3987 domain-containing protein: protein MQYSTMQSISEQDILPEPIIGGNKQESKFNVDLLPDFLNDYIGIAQKGCNASAKALVASWLPVISVQLGNNVYMVNNSHKIYPNLWVILIGPSSQSQKSTAANMAISTLNPYLRSLDNKSETDYNKLNPIIGRVTQTKLGSMLKENPSRLLFLNEFGNLLELAHSSGNKGMIQTLTDLYDRNEYNYNSMSNNIIPKDCALSFLSCCTDSSMQQYFKTNADQNSGFLQRALYCIISPSSENTDITFKDNTACAEEIENYEKIFNLFRNIPGPFEIKLSESANKYATDYVNPLKDEIINEYGNNVWSYGVRIYTQAFLKISIIIFMMENIDDLRNAMETGKWADFFKSAQINQEQVTQALLLCDYFFNDVLKFINIIESGKLENEAKIIEKLYLCPDYKATHSELMRKTHLNANNFKKAIKTLIQQDAITVREEKSLGTYKKKLIYTLNPIAWDMYNLPHKPR, encoded by the coding sequence ATGCAGTATAGTACAATGCAATCTATATCCGAACAAGACATTTTACCCGAACCGATTATCGGCGGGAACAAACAGGAAAGCAAATTTAATGTAGATTTACTACCTGATTTTTTGAATGATTACATAGGGATTGCCCAAAAGGGATGTAATGCATCTGCTAAAGCTTTAGTGGCATCCTGGTTGCCTGTTATCTCCGTTCAGCTTGGCAATAATGTATATATGGTGAACAATAGCCATAAAATCTATCCTAATTTATGGGTCATTTTAATAGGACCTTCCAGCCAATCTCAGAAAAGTACAGCAGCGAATATGGCTATATCAACTCTAAATCCCTATTTAAGAAGTTTAGACAATAAAAGCGAAACGGATTATAACAAATTAAACCCTATTATAGGCAGAGTAACTCAAACTAAACTCGGGTCTATGCTGAAGGAAAATCCTAGTCGGCTTTTATTTTTAAACGAATTCGGAAATCTTTTAGAATTAGCACATTCTTCCGGAAATAAAGGAATGATTCAAACTTTAACTGATCTTTATGACCGTAACGAATACAATTATAATTCTATGAGTAATAATATTATTCCTAAAGATTGCGCCTTATCGTTTCTTAGCTGTTGCACGGATTCCAGTATGCAACAATATTTTAAAACAAATGCCGACCAGAACTCGGGCTTTTTACAAAGGGCTTTATACTGTATTATATCTCCTTCATCGGAAAATACGGATATAACATTTAAGGATAATACTGCTTGCGCAGAAGAAATAGAAAATTACGAAAAGATATTCAACTTATTTAGAAATATTCCCGGTCCTTTTGAAATCAAATTAAGTGAGTCCGCTAACAAATACGCTACTGACTATGTGAACCCCCTTAAAGATGAAATTATTAATGAATATGGCAATAATGTCTGGTCTTATGGTGTCAGAATTTATACTCAAGCTTTTTTAAAAATATCTATAATCATTTTTATGATGGAAAATATAGATGACCTAAGAAATGCTATGGAAACGGGCAAATGGGCTGATTTTTTTAAATCTGCACAAATTAACCAGGAACAGGTAACCCAAGCGTTATTGTTATGTGATTATTTCTTTAATGATGTCTTGAAATTCATTAATATCATTGAATCCGGTAAATTAGAGAACGAAGCAAAAATCATAGAAAAACTATATCTCTGCCCTGATTACAAGGCAACACACTCTGAATTAATGAGAAAAACCCATCTTAATGCTAATAATTTTAAAAAAGCTATAAAAACCTTAATCCAGCAGGATGCAATAACTGTAAGAGAAGAAAAATCTTTAGGAACTTACAAGAAGAAATTAATTTATACTCTTAATCCTATCGCCTGGGATATGTATAATCTTCCCCATAAACCTCGTTAA
- a CDS encoding bifunctional DNA primase/polymerase: MLKGIIKTKVKVPNFSPNYDAEQPENKKKGHQAIVFVDLNNAWLYYEQLGYKLVTFTLEEKKGKKVVSNMPQWKNSSLSVESIKQEHNAIAIITGEASQLMVIDIDKRDADIYALLAEYGLEIDNYCYALTPSGGMHIYLNLSHSELWKKRYGRKTLTTTNKNIGIDIRAEGGLIFAPPSIVTNGGFYEWVNMPVNKEDTDYDPNKLIPIMDAIFGYNNNPTPLAPIQKTITKSYFPFTYYPNIQDNYDQAAQLIRKLNGTIINYNDWIRMGIALKNEFGKRGLSLWLLFADNSAYQDTEEYLIKKWNSFPITDDVHFGTFIYLTREYLRYENTYKGGKIYAV; the protein is encoded by the coding sequence ATGTTAAAAGGGATTATTAAAACAAAAGTGAAAGTACCTAATTTTTCGCCTAACTATGATGCAGAACAGCCCGAAAACAAGAAGAAAGGACACCAAGCAATTGTTTTCGTGGATTTGAATAATGCTTGGCTTTATTACGAACAACTGGGTTATAAACTGGTTACATTTACTTTGGAAGAGAAAAAGGGTAAGAAAGTAGTCAGTAATATGCCTCAGTGGAAAAATAGTTCTTTATCGGTAGAGTCAATTAAACAGGAACATAATGCGATAGCCATCATTACTGGTGAGGCATCTCAGCTGATGGTGATTGATATTGATAAAAGAGATGCAGATATTTATGCTTTACTCGCAGAATACGGTCTGGAAATTGACAATTATTGTTATGCCCTTACACCCTCCGGGGGAATGCATATTTATCTTAATTTATCGCACTCGGAATTGTGGAAAAAGCGTTATGGGCGTAAAACGCTTACTACTACAAACAAGAATATAGGTATTGATATCCGGGCTGAGGGTGGGCTGATTTTTGCTCCCCCGTCCATCGTAACGAATGGAGGTTTTTATGAGTGGGTAAATATGCCTGTAAACAAAGAGGATACGGATTATGATCCGAATAAGCTTATCCCTATTATGGATGCTATATTTGGATATAACAATAATCCTACACCTTTGGCACCTATCCAAAAAACAATAACAAAATCTTATTTCCCTTTTACTTATTATCCTAATATTCAGGATAATTACGACCAAGCCGCTCAGTTAATTAGAAAACTGAACGGTACTATTATTAATTATAATGATTGGATAAGGATGGGAATAGCGCTGAAGAATGAATTCGGGAAGAGGGGTTTATCTCTTTGGCTGCTGTTTGCCGATAATTCCGCTTATCAGGATACAGAAGAGTATCTGATAAAAAAGTGGAATTCCTTTCCTATAACCGATGATGTTCATTTCGGAACTTTCATCTATCTAACCAGAGAATATCTGCGGTATGAAAATACTTATAAAGGAGGAAAAATATATGCAGTATAG